Part of the Quercus lobata isolate SW786 chromosome 6, ValleyOak3.0 Primary Assembly, whole genome shotgun sequence genome, ATTTTAACTTTCTTTGCTAACTTTGGCTACCTTGGTTGTTAGGTATTGGGGGAAATTATGCACATCACCACCCAGTATCTGGCAAATGAGGAAAAGGTCGTCGTGGCCAATTCAAAGGTGGAGGCGCTAAAGGCCAAGGCTTCAGGACTACGGAAAGACTTGATTAATGCTATGGACACCAACAACGTTTCTATAGAGCAACTCAAGGTTTTGACTAAGCAGCTGGATTCCGAGAAACAGCTGGTGAAGCAGAAGGACGAGGTTCTTACCTCAGCTGGTCAAAGGATGAAGGTTGTCGTTGCTAAGGCCGTCCTTGCCTTTCAATCTACTGATGAGTATAATACCATTCTATTTCAATGGTATTTTAAAGGCTTCAAACTACTGAGGAGGTACCTGATTAAACATGGCCCAGGGACTAATTTGGAGGATTTAGACTTTGAGGCTGTTGATAAGGAAATTGAAGAGGACAAAGCGGCCCTGGCAGCTCAAGCTGCAATGTCTATTGGTGCGGACCCTTCTCAGGCTGATAAGGATGAAGACAATGCTCCACTAACTTGAACCCGTTGTCTCTTGAAgaagaaatttctttttcttttttttttcttttttttttttcttttggaaaatgCCTTGTATGTTTTAAGGCCACTGGACAACTCATATCTGAATGTTCCCCTGGTTTTGGggctttttgaataattttatgtTAATGCCTTCATCTTTATTCGTCTTGCATGCACTTCTTGTTGACTATTGTCTTATTCAGAATGTGCCTTTTGTCCTTTTGTGGACTTAGATAATTTTTGCTGATATTTTTGCTTATTCTTGTCCTTTTAGGGACTTGAAGAAATTTGTCCAAATGTGGACTTGGTCGTCCTTTACTTGGACGACGTTCGTGAAACTTTTTATCTTTAACTTGAGCGGAATACATCCACTTAAGAAATCTTTTGGACGATGTACACCACTTAAGGAGTCTTAtcatcttattttttctttggatgATGTACATCCAcataaggaatcttatcgtcttattttttcttggacgatgtacatccacttaaggaattttatcatcttattctttcttttggacgatgtacatccactTGAGGAATCTTA contains:
- the LOC115994236 gene encoding uncharacterized protein LOC115994236; this encodes MDRANELLTPGEMKEISSVPSHKMVSRHVHKLVQVLGEIMHITTQYLANEEKVVVANSKVEALKAKASGLRKDLINAMDTNNVSIEQLKVLTKQLDSEKQLVKQKDEVLTSAGQRMKVVVAKAVLAFQSTDEYNTILFQWYFKGFKLLRRYLIKHGPGTNLEDLDFEAVDKEIEEDKAALAAQAAMSIGADPSQADKDEDNAPLT